The Parvibaculaceae bacterium PLY_AMNH_Bact1 genome window below encodes:
- a CDS encoding rhodanese-like domain-containing protein (Derived by automated computational analysis using gene prediction method: Protein Homology.), whose protein sequence is MMLTDLSPDETHALLKDHKALLIDVREPREFAVERIHGALNMPLSTFDPAFLPLDDPSKVVFQCGSGKRSAMAADKAAALLGGETKHLAGGIAAWKQAGLTVITLDPATGAVIDPGA, encoded by the coding sequence ATGATGTTAACCGACCTAAGCCCAGACGAAACCCATGCCCTTCTTAAAGATCACAAAGCGCTGTTGATTGATGTGCGTGAGCCTCGGGAGTTTGCGGTTGAGCGCATCCACGGGGCCCTCAATATGCCGCTATCGACGTTTGATCCCGCTTTCCTGCCTCTCGACGATCCGTCAAAGGTCGTGTTTCAATGCGGATCAGGGAAACGCTCCGCAATGGCTGCCGACAAAGCAGCAGCTCTTCTGGGCGGAGAGACAAAACATCTGGCCGGTGGCATCGCGGCCTGGAAACAAGCCGGGCTCACCGTTATCACGCTAGACCCAGCAACGGGCGCCGTGATTGATCCGGGTGCTTGA